The DNA segment GCAATTCACGTACACGGGTGGGTTGTGTTCAAACTACGTACAAAGATGCATGTAGTCGTTTCTCGAAAtggtcttttttttttatttatttattaaagtaCATGAATTTAGTACTTATAATTCCATTAATGTTacattttgagtttttttattttgattacgAAAATAATGATATATGCATGCAAGTTgttagctagctagctagctaggttCGTacgtttaattaattaatttatttatagcAGGAAATTAGCTAGCTAGATCAATGAATTTGCAAGAAATTGAAGCTTAATTGGATCACCTTGGATAGGGGCTATTTTTGACAGCTTTTTGTCCATATTTTCTCCATCTATATCCATCTTCCAAATGATCAACTTCACTCTTGGTCATGAAAGCAAATCTGGGCTCCCTTTGCTTCTTCTCTCCTTTCTTCTTACCTTTGCTACCCCTTCAATAATATTCATCAACGATAATCATTAACTTCCAACTTCCACACAAATTAAAATCAGTAATATTtaagaataaaatataaataaataaacatctaatTACTCTTTCTTAGAGCTGCTCATGATCATGTCTTCTCCATCTTCTGCAGGTTTCTCTTTTTTACCATCTGATGATTTCTTGTTCTTGCTCACATCTTCCTGATCACCACCACCTGCTGCTGCCTCAGTCGAGGAAGAGGAAATCGACGAGTTGGGCGTCGTAGGGTTTTCGCCACCGTCCACCGCCGCTTTCCGCTCCTCCTTCACGGCGTAAAACCCCTCAGAAGACGACCCAAATGAACCCGGAACGTTCCGATGATCGTAGCTTCCATGCAGAAACCCGTTGAAACTCAGGTAACTATAATCAGACTGATCCATCATTTGCATATTATTCTCAAGTACAGATGGGTTCTGCACCATATAAGCCGCGGGAGAATCTCCGGCCCCGCCGGTGCTGTTGCGGCCATGATCTTGAAAGGGGTGGTGATAGTAAAATCCGCCGAAGTTTTCAGACATGGATATTGGAGGTTTAAGAAAGAAGAATTATGTAGGTTTGCAGAGTTATAAGGAGCTAGCTAGCTACGACTTGACAATTTGGGCAATTTTGCTTGTGAATTAAGTCTTTTTATATTTAACCCAAGATTTTGATCCATCGAGGTCAGTAgcctattattattatttttttatatatattaatgggtCCCATTTTAATAAAGTTTTGTTTGACAAAATTAATTAGTCTCTCCttgctatttaattttttaccaAAATATTCAACCTAGTTGGCCATTTTCTATAATTGATCCATAATTAAAATGTTAATACGTAAGTATTTCCCtacattaaaaaatatatatatataaaaaatagatTGACCTCGTTTACTTTGATTTGTGCGCGACGATCGatgaaatatataataattattaaaataaaattggcaTGCATGTGGTAATAaaagtatatatattatggtGAGTATAATTGCTTGCTTGGGTTGGGTGTGTTTCGAGCAGTTGTACGTAATGTGGTGTTTGGGGAAACGTCAATGTTTCAGAAAACTGGTTAACCTCGTGAGAAGGATGGCCTGGCACGTGTCCCCACTGATGCACCGCCATTTGACCATAGCCGACACCATCGTTTGGCACGTGGGAGATGCTCTTTGGTTCTCCTTAGTTTGGTATCTCTTTGCCCCCCTTGTCCcttaaattcatatcaatttcttctttcttcttttcatatttatcatttcaaacctcaaatATGGTTCCATAAAGAAGGGGATACAGTGAATTAAAAGTCAATCTGGCCATTTCTAACATGTTATTTTCATGCTTTGCGAACGATATACGGATGTGTTCGGATGGACGATTAACTAATTGTAACACCCTATATGTTATGACTGTCCTTACCGTATCAGCATTCCTCTTTTCAACATGCTAATGTCCTTACTCACGCGCATCTTACGATACTTTTGTGATGAGCGCTAGAAAAAATGCATCTTTTTTTGTATGAGtactaatatttataaaattttttaaactcttCTCAACTGTCGTACACAATTTTAAAATCTTTCTCATTCTGATGAGAATCGGTTTATTCATGATTCTCTTCACCTAAAAGCTTGCCAGAAGTCGTTCATATATGTTACGAGCAACCTCTTGATGCACTCTTATCAACCCCGATAGTCACATAACTTGTGGATGCTTTTTGAATAAATGGTTTAAGAGGTTTTTTGGCTTTCATTTTTATATGTTTGCTTATTCGTAGATCGTAACAAAATGTGATTTTATCGAAGgcatttgaaattcattttaTCGGACATTTTcctccgaaaaaaaaaaattgttgttgaaaaatatattaaatgttGATGCCAGCGTCTTCTTGTAGTGACAGCTATGAGGTTTTGTTCGAAATAAAAGCACATCATTCATGGTCCTAATTCTTGCCGACCAAAAAACATATTGCTATGTTGTTATTTTGATCTTAAGAACCATAAACCATGTGCAGCGTTCTATTACAGTGCCCAATCACTTAATTTGACTAAAATAACCCTATACCAAAAAACATATATCTAATGGAATATAGAACAGCTCCCTCTGATCCGATTATAATTTTTacattgattaaaaaaaattgtaaaaatataaattacatAAAAACTTCTACTTTATCcctgtttaatttatttaaaaattaatttcatgttttTCAAGGCATAATTAATAAGAAATGCTAATGAAATATAAGAGAAAATATTAATGTTCTAAGATACATTACAAATATGTGTACTtggggtaaaaaaaaaaatatcacgtAATACTTTCAAACTGGCACGTATGAAGGGCTTCCCGTGTCACGTCACAATTAATATGCTCACTATAAATCAAAATAGAGTTctgcttttttttctttttgggtACATTTTCATTGGTcttcatataatatatatatatatatatatcaataataTCCCCTTTGAATTTAGTCTGTTCAAACTACTATGTATAACGTTGTTTTTTGCcatggaaaatttaaataaaattatattatttcgacTTCACGATCACATCTaatgatcataaaatattttggtcaAAATCGAATCGTTACGTCTAACCTTACAAAGAATCGTTACTCATTTAGGGATCTATACCGACGGTCACGGAATCAATATTAAGTATTTTGAATAGcacaaaaaattttatgaaacaatcaaacatatcaattTTGTAAGATGAATATCATATTCAACATATCCAAtacaaatttattaatttttatgtcataAATTATTACTTTTCATTGTAAAGATGGATCGAATCGACTAGTTTAACAGATATAGATCATTGAGATTGAAAGAACATGTTGTGcacatttaaattattttcttattgctttcaatttctatatttatagttttgcctttcttagaacatgttttaaaattggtaatat comes from the Henckelia pumila isolate YLH828 chromosome 1, ASM3356847v2, whole genome shotgun sequence genome and includes:
- the LOC140874601 gene encoding WRKY transcription factor 71-like; protein product: MSENFGGFYYHHPFQDHGRNSTGGAGDSPAAYMVQNPSVLENNMQMMDQSDYSYLSFNGFLHGSYDHRNVPGSFGSSSEGFYAVKEERKAAVDGGENPTTPNSSISSSSTEAAAGGGDQEDVSKNKKSSDGKKEKPAEDGEDMIMSSSKKEGSKGKKKGEKKQREPRFAFMTKSEVDHLEDGYRWRKYGQKAVKNSPYPRSYYRCTTQKCPVKKRVERSYQDPSIVITTYEGQHNHHLPTSLRGNVAGIFPPSMLPPPLITMDGPPPANFPADHQEMFVQYQMPHNIYAGAGNVYHQQTLIARDNQQYHNIPDYGTLQDIIFPSVFPKQEP